Proteins co-encoded in one Christiangramia fulva genomic window:
- a CDS encoding DUF4435 domain-containing protein, giving the protein MQQKINLIKSIESGLSRFNNQLNFSKKVDSDAEIIILHEDLIKHYELLKNLLENGDFSINHINQFQNELNTILQYIPVRSENYEFNDVEKVALNRQIETAAKNIQSQFELIKFNFAFFETLGFLKENIVAIGANGSGKTTLSNELKKYLPNNGVVISAQKVLIIPTFSGISNFVQTNQKLKNTQVADKSLRTTFSTANDGNAYSILKQIGGEFQILLDNLLAERSAIRNKFCDNLNDGGNNTTVPVTKLDKTLFIWNSLIEHREISCSDGINITLSSHGVNSYPAHQMSDGEKVALYHIAQVLQAPESGFIVVDEPEMYLHKTILNKLWDILEKERQDCIFVYLTHDLDFATRRTTAKKVWIKSFKHPNRWEIENIPSNALPESLLLELLGSRKNILFCEGQKGSIDEKIYNTLFPNFTITPVESCFSVINYTKAFNKIQSRTVKAYGIIDSDHHSSDRLDKLKEKGVFSISVSEIENLFFEKEFLKFLANQILKDESDVQRIQQEIIKQFQKDLELQISNYLSTKINYYYKDSDMSKGNTLDDVRENYNKFLSEIKIPEWYKQRKLEMEDLIQQENYEKIISVYNNKGLKKIANKNFNISDFIERSIKAIQFNPSVHQILLKKFPEELVQKNGL; this is encoded by the coding sequence ATGCAACAAAAAATAAACCTTATTAAATCCATTGAAAGCGGATTATCCAGATTTAATAATCAACTAAACTTTTCAAAAAAGGTTGATTCTGATGCTGAAATAATAATTCTACATGAAGATTTAATTAAACATTATGAACTGTTAAAAAATTTACTCGAAAACGGTGATTTTTCAATAAATCACATCAACCAGTTTCAAAATGAGTTAAATACTATTTTACAGTACATACCGGTTCGTAGTGAAAATTATGAGTTCAACGATGTAGAAAAAGTTGCTTTAAACCGTCAAATCGAAACCGCTGCTAAAAATATTCAATCTCAATTTGAACTAATAAAATTCAATTTTGCCTTCTTTGAAACTTTAGGTTTTTTAAAAGAGAATATTGTTGCAATCGGTGCTAATGGAAGTGGAAAGACAACGTTATCAAATGAACTAAAAAAATATTTACCCAACAATGGTGTTGTTATTTCTGCTCAAAAAGTGTTGATCATTCCGACTTTTAGTGGAATTTCTAACTTTGTTCAAACAAATCAAAAATTAAAAAATACTCAGGTTGCTGATAAATCTCTCAGAACAACTTTTTCCACTGCTAATGATGGAAATGCATATAGTATACTAAAACAAATTGGAGGGGAATTCCAAATACTTCTAGATAACTTATTGGCGGAAAGAAGCGCTATTAGAAACAAGTTTTGTGATAATTTAAATGACGGAGGAAATAATACGACTGTTCCTGTAACTAAATTGGATAAAACCCTATTTATATGGAACTCGTTAATAGAACATCGAGAGATTAGTTGTAGTGATGGTATTAATATTACCTTATCTTCTCATGGTGTAAACTCATATCCTGCACATCAAATGAGTGATGGTGAAAAAGTAGCTCTTTACCATATAGCTCAAGTTCTTCAAGCGCCAGAATCTGGTTTTATAGTCGTAGACGAGCCTGAAATGTACCTACATAAAACCATTCTGAACAAACTATGGGATATTTTAGAGAAAGAGAGACAAGATTGCATTTTTGTTTATTTAACTCACGACCTTGATTTTGCAACACGAAGAACTACTGCTAAGAAAGTTTGGATAAAATCATTTAAACATCCTAACAGATGGGAAATTGAAAATATACCGTCTAATGCCTTACCAGAATCTCTTTTATTAGAATTATTAGGGAGCAGAAAAAATATACTATTCTGTGAAGGACAAAAAGGTAGTATTGATGAAAAAATTTATAATACATTATTTCCAAACTTTACAATTACTCCAGTTGAGAGCTGCTTCTCAGTTATAAACTACACAAAAGCGTTTAATAAAATTCAAAGTAGAACAGTCAAAGCCTACGGTATAATTGATTCGGATCATCATAGTTCCGATAGACTAGACAAACTTAAAGAGAAGGGTGTGTTTTCAATATCAGTTTCGGAAATTGAAAATCTCTTTTTTGAAAAGGAATTTTTAAAATTTTTAGCTAATCAAATATTGAAAGATGAGTCCGATGTTCAAAGAATTCAACAGGAAATAATAAAACAGTTTCAAAAAGATTTAGAACTTCAAATTTCAAATTATCTATCTACAAAGATTAACTATTACTATAAAGATTCAGACATGTCCAAGGGTAATACACTTGATGATGTAAGAGAAAACTATAATAAATTTTTAAGTGAGATTAAGATTCCAGAATGGTACAAACAAAGAAAGTTGGAGATGGAAGATTTAATCCAGCAAGAAAACTATGAAAAGATTATTTCAGTATATAATAACAAGGGATTAAAAAAAATAGCTAATAAAAACTTTAATATCTCGGACTTTATTGAAAGATCTATTAAAGCTATCCAATTTAATCCATCAGTTCACCAAATTCTATTGAAGAAATTCCCTGAGGAACTAGTGCAAAAAAACGGCTTATAA
- a CDS encoding MAE_28990/MAE_18760 family HEPN-like nuclease produces MGKSVLTFDQLTDKIIADFSWRRKELTLLKNKIPESKNSLQNAMIRATMPLLYAHWEGFVKISLSYYLEFVANKGLKHKELKNQFVALSLQKKLGNLKENSIESKTQIIDFIFDRVDKQSNIPTKNIINTKSNLKYDVLEEILFIMDLKDAHFESQRDLVNDLVDERNHIAHGEHKLVDYPTFIEFFDDIIALMEHLKKQIENSAILESFKKPAPNNGSSQITGLVEKV; encoded by the coding sequence ATGGGTAAAAGTGTCTTGACATTTGATCAACTAACTGATAAAATTATTGCAGATTTTTCTTGGAGAAGAAAAGAGCTTACTTTACTGAAAAACAAAATTCCCGAGAGTAAAAACTCCCTACAAAATGCAATGATAAGAGCCACAATGCCTCTCTTATACGCACATTGGGAAGGTTTTGTCAAAATAAGTTTATCATACTATTTAGAATTTGTGGCAAATAAAGGTTTGAAGCACAAAGAACTAAAAAACCAGTTCGTAGCTCTATCTCTTCAAAAGAAATTAGGAAACTTGAAAGAGAATAGCATCGAAAGCAAAACACAAATAATAGATTTTATTTTTGACAGGGTTGATAAGCAATCCAACATTCCAACCAAAAATATTATCAATACTAAATCAAATTTGAAATATGATGTGTTAGAAGAAATTCTTTTCATAATGGATTTAAAAGATGCTCATTTTGAGAGTCAGAGAGATTTAGTAAATGATTTAGTTGACGAAAGAAATCATATCGCTCACGGAGAGCATAAATTAGTTGATTACCCAACATTTATAGAGTTCTTTGATGATATTATTGCTTTAATGGAACATTTAAAAAAGCAGATAGAAAATAGTGCAATTTTAGAATCTTTTAAAAAGCCAGCACCCAACAACGGCTCATCGCAAATAACGGGTTTAGTCGAAAAAGTGTAA
- a CDS encoding DUF262 domain-containing protein — translation MSKQDTLLREIEDKKTEFKTDSYPMSIGELINLHKNEELLINPDFQRYFRWSNTQKTKLIESILLGIPIPSIFVFQREDGIWEVVDGLQRISTLLQFMSELPEVEDVPKKGKLVLEGTKYLPHLEGMVWEKENDEEIELPNPLKLQIKRSKLNLSIILSDSGPNAKFDVFQRLNTGGSFASDQEVRNSVMIMINKETFTWFKNLSNNEDFKNTISLSERLFDEQYPMELVLRFIALSEYNYTTKKELSDFFDEIVEQILREPNFEYQRLEEKFNQVFSIINNILGEDAFKRYDGNKFKGKFLESAFEAVTIGLAYNMDEYNFPADNNLFKEKVERLHSDETFQRYTGSGSNARTRIPKIIPFTKDYFQK, via the coding sequence ATGAGTAAACAAGACACATTATTAAGAGAAATTGAAGATAAAAAAACAGAATTCAAAACTGATAGTTATCCAATGTCAATTGGTGAACTGATAAATCTTCACAAGAACGAAGAACTACTTATTAACCCGGATTTTCAAAGATATTTTCGTTGGAGTAACACACAAAAAACAAAACTTATTGAATCAATTTTGCTTGGTATTCCAATTCCATCAATCTTTGTTTTTCAACGGGAAGATGGAATATGGGAGGTCGTTGACGGATTGCAAAGGATATCAACACTCTTACAATTTATGAGTGAATTACCCGAAGTAGAAGATGTTCCTAAGAAAGGTAAACTAGTGTTAGAAGGAACTAAGTATTTGCCTCACTTGGAGGGTATGGTATGGGAAAAAGAAAATGATGAGGAAATTGAATTACCAAATCCTTTAAAGCTACAGATTAAACGTTCTAAATTGAATCTTTCCATAATACTCAGTGATTCTGGTCCAAATGCAAAATTTGATGTTTTTCAGAGATTGAACACTGGAGGATCTTTTGCCTCTGACCAAGAAGTTCGAAATAGTGTAATGATTATGATAAATAAGGAAACCTTTACCTGGTTTAAAAATTTATCAAATAACGAAGATTTTAAAAATACTATTTCCTTAAGCGAAAGATTATTCGATGAACAATATCCGATGGAGCTTGTACTTAGATTCATCGCTTTATCAGAATACAACTATACCACCAAGAAAGAATTAAGTGATTTCTTTGACGAAATTGTAGAACAAATATTGCGTGAGCCAAACTTTGAATACCAAAGATTAGAAGAGAAATTCAATCAAGTATTTAGTATAATAAACAATATTTTGGGAGAGGATGCTTTCAAAAGATATGACGGCAATAAATTCAAAGGAAAATTTTTAGAATCAGCATTTGAAGCAGTAACTATTGGTCTAGCATATAATATGGATGAATACAATTTTCCAGCAGACAATAATTTATTCAAGGAAAAAGTTGAAAGATTACATAGTGATGAAACTTTCCAAAGATATACTGGGTCAGGTTCGAATGCTCGCACTAGAATTCCAAAAATAATACCATTTACTAAAGATTATTTTCAAAAGTAA